From Deinococcus ruber, the proteins below share one genomic window:
- a CDS encoding alginate O-acetyltransferase AlgX-related protein, producing MDGPSLGTSPPSRPELRADRGGRQSSGYDAGAGACAVPFHITGQRAYACDHTLDAEIPFRAPAFPLWATVNYALFQEARDGALIGRNGWLSSAEEFQTAPGDPLKRTGKLRSICHVHNILQAQGVALVSAKFRISADQPGSRHVAVQLASQYPNFLRQLHHAGITAPDLLTAFQHAGHTGNAALFLRTDTHWSPAGAALAAQMVARTVRSAHTNVSPAQFSTTLGPVQARSGDLLNYLPVAGRIGPLQDLTGTNSIERTDAGASCSLLGTESLPVALVGTSYSARTKNNVWNFDSQLQQFLGSEVLNAAQEGKGPISPMAAYLTSSEWNTAPPKVVVWEIP from the coding sequence GTGGATGGGCCATCCCTGGGCACAAGCCCTCCAAGCCGCCCTGAGCTTCGGGCAGATCGCGGCGGCCGTCAAAGCTCGGGGTACGACGCAGGTGCTGGGGCCTGTGCCGTCCCGTTCCATATCACCGGACAGAGGGCGTATGCCTGCGATCACACGCTCGACGCCGAAATCCCCTTCAGAGCGCCCGCCTTCCCCCTCTGGGCCACCGTCAACTACGCCCTGTTCCAGGAGGCCAGAGACGGTGCCCTGATCGGCAGGAACGGCTGGCTCTCCAGCGCCGAGGAATTCCAGACGGCACCCGGCGACCCACTGAAGCGCACGGGTAAACTGCGCTCCATCTGCCATGTCCATAACATTCTTCAGGCACAGGGCGTGGCCCTGGTTTCTGCCAAATTCAGGATCTCCGCCGATCAACCCGGGTCGCGGCACGTCGCGGTTCAACTGGCCAGCCAGTACCCCAACTTCCTGCGTCAGCTGCATCACGCGGGCATCACCGCCCCGGATCTGCTGACCGCATTTCAGCACGCCGGGCATACCGGAAATGCCGCGCTGTTTCTCCGAACCGACACGCACTGGTCACCCGCTGGAGCCGCGTTAGCTGCACAGATGGTCGCGCGGACAGTCCGGTCTGCTCATACGAACGTGTCGCCCGCCCAGTTTTCGACCACCCTCGGTCCGGTACAGGCAAGATCTGGCGACCTCCTGAACTATCTGCCTGTTGCTGGCCGCATTGGGCCTTTGCAGGACCTGACAGGCACCAACAGCATCGAGCGGACCGATGCTGGGGCCTCATGTTCGCTGCTGGGCACGGAGAGCCTTCCTGTGGCTCTAGTGGGCACGAGCTACAGTGCCCGCACCAAAAACAACGTCTGGAACTTCGACAGTCAACTTCAACAGTTTCTGGGCAGCGAGGTCCTGAACGCCGCACAGGAAGGCAAAGGCCCCATCAGCCCGATGGCGGCGTATCTGACGTCCAGTGAATGGAACACCGCCCCGCCAAAGGTGGTCGTCTGGGAAATTCCCTAA
- a CDS encoding replication initiator protein A: MTLKRGAQDLPVRFEEMNVLRLGLVSMQERIPADYSSWEETFEIDGQHGKVICKALPEYGVPHGVDNDVITALITLFREQGDPEDGRMVTSAYSLLQLAGMDVNGASYRLLRESLQRLWTTSYQITRLWRDHRRGRYTTVGLRIVHELEFTSSIEGDIDSDSALVLTLAPALVNSIRAGFVRPMDPRVARLLKRRSTRAFYRFLDAKRRDPTNPERIVMDLQMSLMELKQACKIINDQPDKIRRSIEPAHEELLEIGYLKAVEYEGRGAKQQVVYRFSPLTTEEEPHVAFRTELEALGLKAPSLRTVLGSLDTAEVQRRLAKARQVLASYGTPPRNPAAVAADVLKNPEKYEAQVALLPLSHAPAKKGIGSSPVKTTAVNELPPPLPSGEDQMKTLRFLLKAHLSVTEIDALQASTRDGRLDAGTLIREASAARAALGMQAFIADLRKQLA, from the coding sequence ATGACCTTGAAACGCGGCGCTCAAGATCTTCCTGTCCGGTTCGAGGAAATGAATGTGCTCCGCCTGGGTCTGGTCAGCATGCAGGAACGCATTCCTGCGGACTATTCCAGCTGGGAGGAGACATTTGAGATCGACGGTCAACACGGCAAGGTCATCTGCAAGGCGCTGCCTGAATACGGTGTGCCGCACGGGGTTGATAACGACGTCATAACGGCGCTCATTACCCTCTTTCGCGAGCAGGGTGACCCGGAGGACGGGCGGATGGTCACTTCGGCTTACAGCCTGCTTCAGTTGGCTGGCATGGATGTCAACGGCGCGTCGTACCGGTTGCTGCGCGAAAGCCTGCAGCGCCTGTGGACGACGTCGTACCAGATCACGCGGCTGTGGCGTGATCATCGCCGGGGGCGATACACCACCGTGGGTCTGCGAATCGTTCACGAGCTTGAGTTCACCAGCAGCATCGAAGGAGACATCGACAGCGACTCGGCCCTGGTGTTGACACTCGCCCCGGCGCTGGTCAATTCCATCCGGGCAGGTTTTGTGCGGCCTATGGATCCACGCGTGGCACGGCTGCTCAAACGCCGCTCAACCCGGGCGTTTTACCGATTTCTGGACGCCAAGCGCCGGGATCCCACCAACCCGGAACGGATCGTGATGGACCTGCAGATGTCGCTGATGGAACTCAAGCAGGCCTGTAAAATTATCAACGATCAGCCGGATAAGATTCGCCGGTCTATCGAGCCAGCCCATGAGGAACTGCTGGAAATCGGGTATCTGAAAGCGGTCGAGTATGAAGGCCGGGGAGCCAAGCAGCAGGTCGTGTACCGGTTCAGCCCGCTGACCACCGAGGAGGAGCCGCACGTGGCCTTCCGCACCGAACTGGAAGCGCTTGGGCTGAAAGCTCCGAGCCTGCGAACAGTTCTGGGAAGCCTGGACACGGCAGAGGTGCAGCGGCGGCTGGCAAAGGCGCGGCAGGTTCTTGCCAGTTACGGCACGCCGCCACGCAACCCGGCAGCCGTCGCGGCAGACGTGCTGAAGAACCCTGAAAAATACGAGGCTCAGGTGGCGCTGCTGCCTCTCTCGCATGCACCGGCCAAGAAGGGAATTGGCAGCAGTCCTGTGAAGACCACGGCGGTGAACGAGCTGCCCCCGCCACTCCCTTCGGGCGAGGATCAGATGAAGACGCTGCGCTTTCTGCTGAAGGCGCATCTGAGTGTGACCGAGATCGACGCGTTGCAGGCATCGACCCGTGATGGCCGCCTGGATGCAGGTACGCTGATCCGTGAAGCCAGTGCTGCCCGCGCCGCGCTGGGAATGCAGGCCTTCATTGCCGATCTCCGTAAACAGCTCGCCTGA
- a CDS encoding AraC family transcriptional regulator, whose protein sequence is MARRLLLPSPALRPLVQAYYLLDDDRPQAEQYVFLPEQLAHLTFSSSRTWTLGAGGLLTPVPKATLEGLVTVPAHLYLEGPLRTLRAELYPWAARQLFGWRYPDPPLDLLAGAAGRQATGTAHAISAALTARDDETAVGILESWLLALATGQQGAGQAGREWTAGAGVQAAVQLYHSGGLQRVAELAGELDVSARTLERQFIQEVGIGAKTLARLIRFETAHNALTHDPQTPLAALALDLGFFDQAHLTREFRTLGGMTPGSFVRQIEARQPAGEWLDFQQENPRVLLPQLPH, encoded by the coding sequence ATGGCCCGCCGCCTGCTTCTGCCCTCGCCCGCCCTGAGGCCGCTGGTGCAGGCCTATTACCTGCTGGACGACGACAGACCGCAGGCCGAGCAGTATGTCTTTTTGCCGGAACAGCTCGCCCACCTGACCTTTTCGTCGAGCCGCACGTGGACGCTGGGCGCAGGTGGCCTGCTCACGCCCGTGCCGAAGGCCACCCTGGAGGGCCTTGTCACGGTGCCCGCACATCTGTATCTGGAAGGACCTCTTAGGACGCTCCGGGCCGAGTTGTATCCCTGGGCGGCGCGGCAACTCTTCGGCTGGAGGTATCCAGATCCTCCGCTGGATCTGCTGGCGGGCGCGGCGGGAAGACAGGCCACAGGCACCGCACACGCTATCAGCGCCGCTCTGACGGCCCGCGACGACGAAACCGCGGTGGGCATACTGGAGAGCTGGCTGCTGGCACTCGCCACCGGGCAGCAGGGGGCAGGACAGGCAGGCCGTGAGTGGACGGCAGGAGCAGGCGTGCAGGCCGCTGTGCAGCTCTATCACAGCGGCGGACTACAGCGGGTGGCCGAGCTGGCAGGCGAGCTGGATGTCAGCGCCCGCACACTGGAGCGCCAGTTCATACAGGAGGTGGGAATCGGTGCCAAGACGCTTGCCCGTCTTATCCGCTTCGAAACGGCACACAATGCCCTGACCCACGACCCGCAGACACCGCTGGCTGCCCTTGCTCTCGATCTTGGATTCTTCGATCAGGCCCACCTGACCCGCGAATTTCGCACCCTCGGCGGCATGACGCCTGGAAGCTTCGTCCGGCAGATCGAGGCGCGGCAGCCAGCGGGCGAATGGCTCGACTTCCAGCAGGAGAACCCCCGCGTCCTGCTGCCCCAGCTTCCGCACTGA